ACCGGAGCATCCCGCTAGCGTCGTTCCTGAAAGCCCGCGGGCGAAGCCTTCAGGAACGTGGCGGACTTACGCCGCCAGAGCCAAGTTATCGTTGGCAGTTGATGTTTTCCGGTCGTTTTACGAGAGCCCGGAACTCGGCGCGCGACCACCTCCCGCACATCCCCGTCGAAACCGTTTCGCCCCCGGGGTTTCGTGCCGTCGGTAATATAGGCCCTGCGGTCCTTTCCCGCAAGGGAGCCGGGACCGAGATCGGCCGCGTGGATGCCCCGGGCACCTGTTTCTGGTATTCTCCAGAGCCATGCGAGCGCGCGCGATCCGCCTCTGGGCACGCAGGACCGGAACGACCCTCTGGAGCTGGACCCTTCTCGGAATCGGCCTCCTGGGCTTCGTGGCAGCGGTCAAGGCCTTCTTCATCCCGAACCAGCTCTTGAGTGGGGGCGTGACGGGCCTGGCTCTCCTCGCTCACGCGCTCTTCGACTGGCCTGTCGGTCTCCTCGTGTTTCTTCTCAACGTCCCCATCTTTCTCCTGGGAGCATGGGACGTGGGCAAGAAATTCGCCGCCCTCTCGGCAGTGGCGGTGGTGGGATTCTGGCTCATGGCCGATTATCTGCCCATCCCGCCCCTCACCCAGGACCCTCTCCTGGCCGCCATTTTCGGCGGCGCACTGGGGGGCGTCGCCGGGGCGCTGGCGCTCCGCTCGGGGGGCTCCCTCGGAGGCTTCGACATTCTGGGCGTGGTCCTGAACCGTCGATTCAGTTTGGGTGTCGGGGAGGTGCAGCTCTTTCTCAACGGGGCGCTTGTCCTGGCCTCGGGGCTCCTCGAGAGTCCCGAAAGGGCCATGTACACCCTGGTGGCCATCTACGCGGCGGGGCGGGCCATGGACGCCATGATGGCTCCCCGTCCCCGAAAGGCCGTTCTGATCGTCTCCGCCCACCCCGCCGAGATCCAACGGAGGATTCTGAACGAAATGGCCCGGGGCGTGACGATCTTGAAGGCCCGGGGCGCCTTCAGCGGCCAGGAGCAGGACGCCCTCCTTTGCGTCATCACGCGGTACGAGTTGCGGGAATTGCGGGACATAGTCCGCTCCGAAGATCCCCACGCCTTCGTCAGCGTCCTGGAGGCCTCGGATGTCATCGGACGATTCCGCCAACCTACCGCCTTCGCCCTGTGGAAGAAACAGCGCCAGCCCGGGGGCCTGTGACCGCGTCCTGCGCGCTGAAACCTCTCGATGCTCACTTGCGTATAAATTTTTTCGCGCCCCGGCGGTCCTTGCCGGGGGCCGTCACCTCGTGGGGGAGGAACCATGACATTTGGCAGGCGGGTCTCTGGCGGATTCGGTGTGTTCTGCGCGGCTCTGATCGCGGCGGTTTCGGGCGCGACGGCTCTCCGGGCGGACGAGGGAATGTGGCTGTACGAGAGGCCTCCGCTGGACCTCTTGAAGGAGCGGTACGGCTTCGTTCCCGACGCGGCCTTTCTGGACCGCCTCCGCATGGCCTCGGTCAACATCCACGCCTCGGCGTCCTTTGTTTCTCCCGAGGGGCTCATCCTGACCAATCACCACGTGGCCCTGGGATCCGTGCAACGTCTCTCCTCGCCCGAGAACAACTACGTTCGGGACGGCTTCTACGCCCCCACCCGTGACAAGGAGATCCCGATCCCCGGTCTCACGATCCGGGTTCTGGTTTCCATCGAGGATGTCACCTCGCGGATCGAGGCCGCGTGCGCGGGCGCCTCGAGTCCAGCCGACGCCTTGAAGAAACGGAACGCCGCCGCCGCCGCCATGGAGTTGGAGTGCAGGCGAACCACGGGCCTTGAGGGGGAGGTGGTCGCCCTCTTCGGGGGAGCGCGCCACCACCTGTATCGGTACAAGGAGTACACGGACGTCCGTCTGGTCTTCGCGCCCGAGTTGCAGGCCGCCTTCTTCGGAGGCGACCACGACAACTTCACCTATCCGCGGTTCGACCTGGACCTGGCCTTCCTCCGCGCCTACGAGGGTGGACGTCCCGCCCGCATCGAGCACTATCTCCCCGTCAACCCGGACGGTTGCCGGGAAGGAGACCTGGTCTTCGTATCGGGCCATCCTGGGGACACGGACCGCCTTGTGACCGTGGCCGGGCTGAACTACTTCAAGAACGTGACGCACCCCAAGAAAATCGAGGCCCTTCTCCGCCGGCAGGCCCTTTTGAACGCCTACTCGGCCAGGAGTCCCGAAGCCGCACGGAGGGCCCGCACCAACCTCTACTTTTTCGCCAACTCCCTGAAGTCCACGGAGGGAGAACTCCGGGGGCTGAGGGATGAGATTCTCATGGGCAAGAAGAAGTCCGCCGAGTCGGACCTGCAGGCCGCCGTCATGGGGGACCCATCCCTTCGCGCTCGCTTCGGCTCCGCCTGGAGCGACCTGGAAAGGGCCTACGCGTGGGCCGCCGAGAACGAGGCGGAGACACGCCTGAAGGGCGACATGCCCGGGGGTGGCTGG
This portion of the Acidobacteriota bacterium genome encodes:
- a CDS encoding YitT family protein, producing MRARAIRLWARRTGTTLWSWTLLGIGLLGFVAAVKAFFIPNQLLSGGVTGLALLAHALFDWPVGLLVFLLNVPIFLLGAWDVGKKFAALSAVAVVGFWLMADYLPIPPLTQDPLLAAIFGGALGGVAGALALRSGGSLGGFDILGVVLNRRFSLGVGEVQLFLNGALVLASGLLESPERAMYTLVAIYAAGRAMDAMMAPRPRKAVLIVSAHPAEIQRRILNEMARGVTILKARGAFSGQEQDALLCVITRYELRELRDIVRSEDPHAFVSVLEASDVIGRFRQPTAFALWKKQRQPGGL
- a CDS encoding S46 family peptidase — translated: MTFGRRVSGGFGVFCAALIAAVSGATALRADEGMWLYERPPLDLLKERYGFVPDAAFLDRLRMASVNIHASASFVSPEGLILTNHHVALGSVQRLSSPENNYVRDGFYAPTRDKEIPIPGLTIRVLVSIEDVTSRIEAACAGASSPADALKKRNAAAAAMELECRRTTGLEGEVVALFGGARHHLYRYKEYTDVRLVFAPELQAAFFGGDHDNFTYPRFDLDLAFLRAYEGGRPARIEHYLPVNPDGCREGDLVFVSGHPGDTDRLVTVAGLNYFKNVTHPKKIEALLRRQALLNAYSARSPEAARRARTNLYFFANSLKSTEGELRGLRDEILMGKKKSAESDLQAAVMGDPSLRARFGSAWSDLERAYAWAAENEAETRLKGDMPGGGWGRLTSHALTLVRYAEEIRKPDAERISGYHDSDLPGVLRRLSSPSPTYTDLEEVFLADDLERLLETFGADDPYVKTLLEGKTPREAAREALSGTRLGDTAFRRELLKDAGRGIAACEDPLLRLARRADPFIRDVERRYDEHVAAVEEEAYARIAQAGFAVYGDKSYSDATGTLRLAFGTVSGYPFASTLVPPFTTFYGLYDRAYSFGDRDDFALTNRQRERRASVRLETPLNFVCTADITGGNSGSPVVAKDGSLVGLVFDGNDASHPNAFVYDERQARCVAVDIRGILEALDKYYDAGALVREMLDASRRP